From Acinetobacter sp. ASP199, the proteins below share one genomic window:
- a CDS encoding exonuclease SbcCD subunit D, translating into MAVHFLHTSDWHLGQFFHNHDREFEHRQFLSWLLKQIKQKQPNALLIAGDIFDVINPSSSAQKQLYQFLTSAHALAPHMQTLMIAGNHDSGYRIEQVEPFLAKFNARAVGVISRKENNQLDLDRLMVPIYSPEQKIVAWCLALPYLRSAEITGLNEHTSSNQSAIAYLHQQLIAEARARQQPDQALILMSHAHMQGGETSDSERPIVVGHEEALSTVLFEDGIDYVALGHLHKPQKVGQEHIRYSGSPIPLSFSELNYKHQVVEVRIDPMQSDEQRFQYEPLIIPRTVDLLRIRADLNDLIDQVKALPNGEIEQLFARHFLEIEYTTTAPPPVDLRQQIEQALPPNRYRLLRISRIYQQVADSSTHISKIDLAPPTPESLFVNLWEKMGYDPDDSVKRDFLQLLHEAQQDIDVQQP; encoded by the coding sequence ATGGCAGTTCATTTTCTACATACATCAGATTGGCATTTGGGGCAGTTTTTCCATAATCATGATCGTGAATTTGAACATCGCCAATTTCTCAGCTGGCTGCTGAAACAAATTAAACAAAAACAGCCAAATGCCCTGCTAATTGCAGGCGATATCTTTGATGTCATCAATCCGTCCTCCAGCGCTCAGAAACAGCTTTATCAATTTTTAACCAGTGCCCATGCACTGGCACCGCACATGCAAACCCTGATGATTGCCGGTAACCATGATTCAGGTTATCGCATCGAGCAGGTTGAGCCTTTTCTTGCCAAATTCAATGCACGTGCAGTCGGTGTCATCAGCCGCAAGGAAAATAATCAGCTGGATCTGGATCGTCTGATGGTGCCGATTTATAGCCCTGAACAGAAAATTGTAGCCTGGTGCCTGGCCTTGCCTTATCTGCGTAGTGCCGAAATTACCGGACTGAATGAACATACCAGCAGCAATCAAAGTGCAATAGCCTATTTACACCAGCAACTGATTGCTGAAGCACGTGCGCGTCAACAGCCAGATCAGGCGCTGATTCTGATGTCACATGCGCATATGCAAGGTGGAGAAACTTCGGATTCTGAACGTCCGATTGTAGTGGGACATGAAGAAGCCTTATCGACGGTGCTTTTTGAAGATGGTATTGATTATGTCGCGTTGGGGCATTTGCATAAGCCGCAGAAAGTCGGTCAGGAACATATCCGCTATAGTGGTTCCCCGATTCCGCTGTCTTTTAGTGAACTGAATTATAAACATCAGGTCGTAGAGGTACGAATTGACCCGATGCAGTCAGATGAACAACGCTTTCAATATGAGCCTCTGATCATTCCACGCACTGTAGATCTGCTCCGGATTCGTGCCGACCTCAATGATCTGATTGACCAAGTCAAGGCCTTGCCGAATGGTGAAATTGAACAGCTGTTTGCACGCCATTTCCTGGAAATTGAATACACTACCACTGCGCCTCCCCCAGTAGATCTCAGACAGCAGATTGAACAGGCTTTGCCGCCAAACCGTTACCGACTGCTACGTATTTCCCGGATTTATCAGCAAGTAGCGGACTCAAGCACGCACATTTCTAAAATTGATCTGGCGCCTCCGACCCCGGAATCCCTGTTCGTCAACCTCTGGGAAAAGATGGGTTATGATCCAGATGACTCGGTAAAGCGTGATTTCCTGCAGCTGCTACATGAAGCCCAGCAAGATATTGATGTGCAGCAGCCATAA
- a CDS encoding ABZJ_00895 family protein gives MAPLKRYFLWFFLICFVMTCICGVIAALMPMGMGAVLTMVPYLVAMIWVLFKFLRQNCRAPTQAERKKITLGFSLIFWGYNLAFLLLGILVATRSNPNAWQDFMLYLQQPQFMSVVVIMFLLIAIPLYLLTYWFYGNQAQRMANKMFGNSQ, from the coding sequence ATGGCGCCGCTAAAACGCTATTTTCTCTGGTTTTTTTTAATCTGTTTTGTGATGACCTGTATTTGCGGGGTGATTGCAGCCTTGATGCCGATGGGAATGGGAGCAGTGCTGACCATGGTGCCATATCTGGTAGCCATGATCTGGGTATTATTTAAATTTCTTCGTCAGAACTGTCGGGCACCGACACAAGCCGAACGTAAAAAAATCACTTTAGGATTCAGTCTGATTTTCTGGGGGTATAACCTGGCATTTTTATTATTGGGAATTCTGGTCGCAACCCGTTCCAATCCCAATGCCTGGCAGGATTTTATGCTGTATCTTCAGCAACCGCAGTTTATGAGCGTGGTCGTGATCATGTTCTTATTGATTGCGATTCCATTATATCTGCTCACTTACTGGTTCTATGGAAATCAGGCTCAACGTATGGCCAACAAAATGTTTGGTAATTCTCAATAA
- a CDS encoding TIGR01777 family oxidoreductase: MHKPVVLITGASGFIGQYAVKHFLGLDCHVIGLTRERHRLEMHPDFHWINDFDELRTRQIDYVINLAGENIGAERWTAERKEILLQSRLDTTRQLYEFLKKNQIFPKCILSTSAVGYYGIDPQEHWQQVYTEEAAPQQIFMSQLCAQWEQLALSYTDQNTKIMRFGVVLGRKGGFLPQMLMPIKMNLVGRIGSGRQPFAWVHIQDLLNVMDFLLHAKTTAQIFNVVAPEKTSQLHFSQTAAEVLKRKPLFSLPGNMMQWMLGEQSQLILNGQYVRPKALQEAGFEFEFPTIKEALTDLVGKRSERL, translated from the coding sequence ATGCATAAGCCTGTCGTACTCATTACCGGAGCAAGTGGTTTTATTGGCCAGTACGCGGTCAAACACTTTCTCGGACTAGACTGTCATGTCATTGGCCTGACCCGTGAGCGCCATCGGCTGGAAATGCATCCGGATTTTCACTGGATCAATGATTTTGATGAACTGCGTACCCGTCAGATTGATTATGTCATTAATCTGGCGGGTGAAAATATCGGTGCAGAGCGCTGGACTGCCGAGCGTAAAGAGATTCTCTTGCAGAGCCGATTAGACACGACCCGTCAACTTTATGAATTTTTAAAAAAGAATCAGATTTTCCCGAAATGTATTTTGTCTACATCCGCAGTGGGCTATTACGGTATTGATCCGCAAGAGCATTGGCAACAGGTGTATACAGAAGAAGCGGCACCCCAACAGATTTTTATGTCCCAGCTCTGTGCGCAATGGGAGCAGCTGGCTTTATCCTATACTGATCAGAATACCAAGATCATGCGTTTTGGCGTGGTGCTGGGCAGAAAAGGTGGTTTTTTGCCACAAATGCTGATGCCAATCAAAATGAATCTGGTGGGTCGAATCGGTAGTGGCCGGCAGCCATTTGCCTGGGTGCATATCCAGGATTTGCTTAACGTCATGGATTTCCTGCTGCATGCAAAAACCACCGCTCAGATCTTTAATGTGGTTGCACCTGAGAAAACCAGTCAGTTGCATTTTAGCCAGACGGCAGCAGAGGTACTGAAGCGTAAACCATTATTCTCTTTGCCTGGCAATATGATGCAGTGGATGTTGGGTGAGCAGTCACAACTGATTTTAAATGGTCAGTATGTCCGGCCTAAAGCACTGCAAGAGGCTGGCTTTGAATTTGAGTTTCCAACCATCAAGGAAGCACTCACCGATCTAGTGGGCAAGCGCAGTGAAAGGCTGTAA
- the thiO gene encoding glycine oxidase ThiO, translated as MHIAIIGAGINGLMTALELIEQGCSVTILDQQQAGKAASWAGGGILSPMYPWRYPQAVNALAKYAKPLYQDWNNKLKPVTGIDFEIHETGMLIFDEEDFDIGYHYAERHHEPMQQALYIEQEQIEQINPQVSSEFKHALYFPHIANVRNPRLLQSISCYLKQHPQVSWLEHTPVSQLKITADQITAVQTGDGEWIEADQFVFSTGAWSGQWSQQLKIDIPVHPVQGQMVLFKTPEHWLPTMCMNQVMYLIPRQDGHIVCGSSMREVGFNTTPAAEIRQKILNACFEMVPELAEFPIVQEWAGLRPGSPQGIPYIGQLPQLKNGWANFGHFRNGLCMAPASALLLRQLIFGQSTLVDAQAYAPDQLQPFTALAH; from the coding sequence ATGCATATTGCCATCATCGGTGCAGGGATTAATGGACTCATGACTGCACTGGAGTTGATTGAACAGGGCTGTTCAGTAACGATTCTGGATCAGCAGCAGGCAGGAAAAGCTGCCTCTTGGGCCGGTGGCGGTATTCTTTCCCCGATGTATCCATGGCGTTATCCGCAGGCAGTCAATGCCTTGGCCAAATATGCCAAACCGCTATATCAGGACTGGAATAACAAATTAAAACCAGTTACTGGCATTGATTTTGAAATTCATGAAACCGGCATGCTGATCTTTGATGAAGAAGATTTCGACATTGGCTATCACTATGCTGAAAGACATCATGAGCCGATGCAGCAAGCGCTTTATATCGAGCAGGAACAGATTGAGCAGATCAATCCGCAGGTTTCATCCGAATTTAAACATGCCTTGTACTTCCCCCACATCGCCAATGTGCGTAACCCTCGCCTGCTACAATCGATTAGCTGTTATTTAAAACAGCATCCACAAGTGAGCTGGCTGGAACACACCCCGGTAAGCCAACTGAAAATTACTGCGGATCAGATTACAGCGGTACAGACTGGGGATGGCGAGTGGATTGAGGCAGATCAGTTTGTGTTTAGCACTGGCGCATGGTCAGGACAATGGTCGCAGCAGCTAAAAATAGATATCCCGGTGCATCCCGTACAGGGGCAGATGGTGTTATTTAAAACCCCAGAACACTGGTTACCTACCATGTGTATGAATCAGGTCATGTATCTGATACCACGTCAGGATGGGCATATTGTTTGTGGCTCCAGTATGCGCGAAGTTGGTTTTAATACCACCCCTGCTGCCGAGATTCGGCAGAAAATTCTGAATGCCTGTTTTGAAATGGTGCCAGAACTGGCAGAATTCCCAATTGTGCAAGAATGGGCTGGCTTACGCCCCGGCTCACCGCAAGGCATTCCCTATATTGGTCAGCTGCCCCAATTGAAAAATGGCTGGGCCAATTTCGGTCACTTTCGCAATGGACTATGCATGGCGCCTGCATCAGCTTTATTGCTGAGACAGCTGATATTCGGACAATCTACTTTAGTGGATGCACAGGCCTATGCACCGGATCAGTTACAGCCTTTCACTGCGCTTGCCCACTAG
- the hemB gene encoding porphobilinogen synthase — protein sequence MTYTFNRPAFPATRMRRIRKNEHLRSMVRETHLSADHLIYPVFVLPGQNQTQDVPSMPNIQRLSADLLVKKAERLLELGVSKLALFPVTPQEDKSLTAEAAWREDGLVQTTVRLLKKELPEMVLITDGALDPYTTHGQDGIIDETGYVLNDETVECLIKQGLSHAEAGADIFAPSDMMDGRIGAIREAFEANGHIYTSIMAYSAKYASSFYGPFRDAVGSSSNLKGGNKYNYQMDVGNRAEALHEIALDIQEGADMVIVKPGLPYLDIVREVKDTFGIPTFVYQVSGEYAMLAGAIQNGWLSDSVILESLMSCRRAGADGIWTYFAEEAAVKLKEMK from the coding sequence ATGACCTATACGTTCAATCGTCCCGCGTTTCCTGCAACTCGCATGCGTCGTATTCGTAAAAATGAACACCTACGCTCAATGGTTCGTGAAACGCATCTCTCGGCTGATCATCTCATTTATCCAGTATTTGTTTTACCGGGACAAAACCAGACTCAAGACGTGCCAAGTATGCCAAATATTCAGCGCCTTTCGGCAGATCTGCTGGTGAAAAAAGCTGAACGCCTGCTTGAGTTGGGTGTCAGCAAACTAGCGCTGTTTCCGGTGACGCCACAAGAAGACAAAAGTCTGACTGCTGAAGCAGCATGGCGTGAAGATGGTTTAGTGCAAACCACAGTTCGCCTGCTGAAAAAAGAATTACCAGAAATGGTACTGATTACCGACGGCGCATTGGACCCTTATACCACGCATGGTCAGGATGGCATTATCGATGAAACTGGTTATGTCTTAAATGATGAAACGGTTGAATGTCTGATTAAACAGGGCTTAAGCCATGCCGAAGCCGGTGCAGATATCTTTGCACCAAGTGACATGATGGATGGCCGTATCGGCGCGATTCGTGAAGCTTTTGAAGCCAATGGTCATATCTATACGTCTATCATGGCCTACTCTGCCAAATATGCCTCCAGCTTCTACGGCCCCTTCCGTGATGCAGTAGGTTCTTCAAGCAACCTGAAAGGCGGCAATAAATACAATTACCAGATGGATGTCGGCAACCGTGCTGAAGCCCTGCATGAAATTGCTTTGGATATTCAGGAAGGTGCGGACATGGTCATTGTAAAACCAGGCCTACCGTATCTGGACATCGTGCGTGAAGTCAAAGATACCTTTGGTATTCCAACCTTCGTGTATCAGGTCAGCGGTGAATATGCGATGCTGGCGGGTGCAATCCAGAATGGCTGGCTATCTGACAGTGTAATTCTGGAATCGTTGATGAGCTGCCGTCGTGCCGGTGCAGATGGCATCTGGACCTACTTCGCGGAAGAAGCTGCAGTAAAACTGAAAGAAATGAAATAG
- a CDS encoding thioesterase family protein, with product MTVAEKSWTGNIDLGSNKDVLFNQLCDAFNASPFYQYCGMQMRVVDGQIEAYVEMQKDLIGNVAFQILHGGVAATILDSIGGITAMGELYKKASPEDMQETSKKVSRLATVDMRVDYLAPGRGKYFTARAETLRLGRKGCTMRMTLINDEAKPIATAIASYAY from the coding sequence ATGACGGTAGCAGAGAAAAGTTGGACAGGAAATATTGATTTAGGCTCGAATAAGGATGTTCTATTCAACCAGTTGTGTGATGCTTTTAATGCTTCACCATTCTACCAATATTGCGGTATGCAAATGCGCGTTGTGGATGGACAGATTGAAGCATATGTAGAAATGCAGAAGGATCTGATTGGCAATGTGGCATTCCAGATTTTACATGGTGGTGTGGCTGCCACCATTCTGGATAGTATTGGTGGAATTACCGCAATGGGTGAGCTGTACAAAAAAGCCAGCCCTGAAGATATGCAAGAAACCAGCAAAAAAGTTTCACGTCTGGCGACTGTGGATATGCGTGTCGACTATCTGGCACCCGGGCGTGGCAAATACTTTACTGCACGTGCGGAAACCTTACGTCTGGGGCGTAAGGGATGCACGATGCGCATGACGCTGATTAATGATGAGGCTAAACCGATTGCGACTGCGATTGCATCTTATGCTTACTAG
- the glpK gene encoding glycerol kinase GlpK, which yields MSYLLALDQGTTSSRAIIFNEHGQVQATAQKETHIQTPRSGWVEQDALEIWTTQIGVVQQAIASAGVLAKDIKAIGLTNQRETTVVWDRRNGKPLAPAIIWQDRRATEWCNQLIQQSLMDQVQQTTGLRIDPYFSAGKLVWLLENVDGLRALAEQGHVAFGTIDSWLIWNLTQGAEHVIETSNASRTMLMNLQTQSWDEGLLDLFNIPAAVLPRIISSDCHIADTAPGLLGATIPITGILGDQQSALFGQSCFEPGMAKNTYGTGCFMLFNTGHDIQLSQNKLLSTLAWQAQGHTTYALEGSIFMAGAVVQWLRDGLGIIQKSSDVEKLACKVPDTDGVVLVPAFTGLGAPHWDSEARALLCGMSRGTNKSHIARAALESIAFQVSDILTAMQSDIAHPLKELRVDGGASSNDMLMQFQADLLNVPVLRPKMLESTAWGAAAMAGLKSGVFSSLNEISQSWQLDQAFEPKMQNDEREAHLAKWQNALKRAKSDL from the coding sequence ATGAGCTATTTATTGGCCCTTGATCAGGGAACGACGTCTAGTCGTGCAATTATTTTTAATGAACATGGACAGGTTCAAGCGACAGCTCAAAAAGAAACACATATTCAAACTCCTCGTTCGGGTTGGGTCGAGCAAGATGCCTTAGAAATTTGGACTACCCAAATTGGTGTCGTTCAGCAAGCGATCGCTTCTGCGGGAGTTCTAGCAAAAGACATTAAAGCGATTGGACTCACCAATCAGCGTGAAACGACTGTTGTGTGGGATCGCCGTAATGGCAAGCCCCTTGCGCCGGCGATTATCTGGCAGGACCGCCGTGCGACAGAATGGTGTAATCAGCTGATTCAGCAAAGCCTGATGGATCAGGTACAACAAACAACCGGTCTACGCATTGACCCCTATTTCAGTGCCGGAAAGCTGGTCTGGTTATTAGAAAATGTCGATGGACTACGTGCGCTGGCAGAACAGGGACATGTCGCTTTCGGTACGATCGATAGCTGGCTGATCTGGAATCTGACCCAAGGCGCTGAACATGTGATTGAAACCAGTAATGCTTCCCGTACCATGCTGATGAATCTGCAAACTCAAAGTTGGGATGAAGGCCTACTGGATCTGTTTAATATTCCAGCTGCAGTCCTGCCAAGAATCATCAGCTCTGATTGCCATATTGCAGATACGGCACCTGGTTTATTAGGTGCTACCATTCCTATTACCGGTATTTTGGGCGACCAACAATCTGCCCTGTTTGGCCAATCCTGTTTTGAACCCGGTATGGCAAAAAACACTTATGGAACCGGCTGCTTTATGCTGTTTAATACTGGTCATGATATTCAACTGAGTCAGAACAAGCTGCTTTCCACGCTTGCTTGGCAAGCACAGGGTCACACGACCTACGCACTGGAAGGCAGTATCTTTATGGCGGGTGCGGTGGTGCAATGGTTACGGGATGGTCTGGGGATTATCCAAAAAAGTTCAGATGTAGAAAAACTGGCCTGTAAAGTTCCAGATACAGACGGCGTAGTTTTGGTACCTGCCTTTACTGGTCTCGGTGCACCGCACTGGGACAGTGAAGCACGTGCTTTACTTTGTGGGATGTCACGCGGTACCAATAAGTCCCATATTGCACGTGCTGCTTTAGAATCTATTGCCTTTCAAGTATCCGATATTCTGACTGCAATGCAATCTGATATTGCTCATCCTTTAAAAGAACTCCGTGTCGATGGTGGCGCAAGTTCAAATGATATGTTGATGCAGTTCCAGGCTGATCTGCTGAATGTCCCTGTGCTACGTCCAAAAATGCTGGAATCCACCGCTTGGGGGGCAGCAGCGATGGCCGGTTTAAAGTCCGGAGTTTTTTCCAGTCTGAATGAAATTTCCCAGTCCTGGCAACTGGATCAGGCCTTTGAACCGAAAATGCAAAATGATGAACGTGAAGCACACTTGGCCAAATGGCAAAATGCTCTGAAGCGGGCCAAATCAGACCTATAA
- a CDS encoding OprD family outer membrane porin — MNCNIIFINALCLSIGIIGTAHANFIEDSEAKINFKNYYFDQDQSPTNKDSTVWGQGIELIYQSGYTEGKVGLGLDASAAIGIRLDGSKDQAKNSLMFPLEEDGGPTNYWTRAYPTLKAKYSDTELKVGELRPNLPILSRSFARLLESSYMGAQINSKEIKGLNITTGYITEAIPRTSRDKSELSIKGATESSDGFLYAGADWKPIKDLTLQYYIGELDDFYVQQFLGAKYKFKITENQSLNTDLRLFDTQATGANERGEKGYGAKVDNQTASIDFKYKIKNHQVQFGAQKIGDNGDFLHMNQSGLGNGAEGTFIYLPTNRLLQNFTNAGEKSTWYGYRYDFTDQYLKGLNVSFIKVKGRDFGKCGCATESEIDYTLRYKVPQGKLKNLGFTAQYGKFKKSTGTEQEQTRIYLTYSLPLF; from the coding sequence TTGAATTGCAATATTATATTTATCAATGCTTTATGTTTATCAATTGGAATAATAGGAACTGCACATGCAAATTTTATAGAAGATAGTGAAGCTAAAATTAATTTTAAAAATTATTACTTTGATCAAGATCAATCACCTACCAATAAAGATTCTACTGTCTGGGGACAGGGGATTGAATTGATATATCAGTCTGGTTATACGGAAGGTAAAGTTGGACTAGGATTAGATGCGAGTGCTGCAATTGGTATACGCTTAGACGGTAGTAAAGATCAAGCTAAAAACTCATTGATGTTCCCATTAGAGGAAGATGGTGGTCCTACAAACTATTGGACGAGAGCATATCCAACTTTAAAAGCAAAATATAGTGATACTGAGTTAAAGGTTGGTGAATTACGCCCAAATCTTCCAATTTTGAGTCGAAGCTTTGCAAGATTACTTGAATCTTCTTATATGGGAGCTCAAATCAATTCAAAAGAAATTAAAGGTCTCAATATAACGACTGGTTATATTACAGAGGCTATTCCTCGAACATCACGCGATAAATCTGAGCTATCCATTAAAGGTGCAACTGAGTCAAGTGATGGCTTTCTATATGCAGGTGCAGATTGGAAACCCATTAAAGATTTGACCCTACAGTACTATATAGGTGAGTTGGATGACTTTTATGTACAGCAATTTTTGGGTGCCAAGTATAAATTTAAGATCACTGAAAACCAAAGTCTTAATACAGATTTGAGACTATTTGATACTCAAGCAACCGGTGCCAATGAGCGGGGTGAAAAAGGCTACGGTGCTAAAGTGGATAACCAAACGGCAAGTATAGATTTTAAGTATAAAATTAAAAATCACCAAGTTCAGTTTGGTGCACAAAAAATTGGAGATAATGGTGATTTTTTACATATGAACCAGAGTGGATTAGGTAATGGTGCTGAAGGCACTTTTATTTATCTACCTACTAACCGATTGCTACAGAACTTTACCAATGCGGGTGAAAAGTCGACTTGGTATGGCTACCGATATGATTTCACAGATCAATATCTTAAAGGTTTAAATGTTTCTTTTATAAAAGTAAAAGGCCGTGATTTCGGTAAATGTGGCTGTGCAACAGAATCGGAGATTGATTACACCCTACGCTATAAAGTCCCACAAGGTAAGCTGAAAAATTTAGGTTTTACCGCCCAATATGGAAAATTTAAGAAAAGTACTGGGACGGAACAAGAGCAAACGCGCATCTATTTAACCTACAGCCTTCCTTTATTTTAA
- a CDS encoding alkaline phosphatase D family protein, with product MNQFNTDRRQFLLGLAGLTSLALISGLSPVKTWANPKFPISPFQLGVASGDPWPDGFVIWTRIAPYPLSVDGGMPNKAVQVTWEIALDANFKKIVQTGETQAHPDLHHTVHVEVKNLAPHTRYYYRFLMGGYESPTGTAKSTASANQMPEKVRAAVVGCQHYETGYYTAYDYMSKEEDLDIVFHYGDYIYEGPEGKGGGRAIGNLRVSLPARKHIGPEIQTLFQYRTRYAQYRSDPYLQAAHASAPFAVTFDDHEVDNNWAADLEEKGATKEIFLLRRAAAFQAWYEYMPVRLAQKPNGPDITAYRTLDFGQMLRMNILDTRQYRSAILCSKVQLEQGLDQQGYCSTGNHKNEQMLGKTQEAWLAKQMRHDKRWNVLAQQIQVMPWVRYNKSGKAYFGKDTWNGYPYARERLIQSIRDNAPHGNTVILSGDLHQYFVANIPSDPNNYQSPSIATEFLTTSITSTGDGQPIRPGQEDVLKLNPHIKFINDQRGYQTLDFFKDHMRTDLNVLDFVEKPGGKLSVAARFEVEYGKPMVKKV from the coding sequence ATGAATCAATTTAATACAGATCGTCGACAATTTTTATTAGGATTGGCGGGATTAACTTCACTTGCCCTCATATCCGGTTTAAGCCCAGTGAAAACTTGGGCTAATCCAAAATTTCCAATTAGTCCATTTCAATTAGGAGTAGCATCTGGTGATCCGTGGCCTGATGGTTTTGTGATTTGGACACGTATTGCACCTTATCCACTTTCCGTTGATGGTGGAATGCCAAATAAAGCAGTTCAGGTCACATGGGAAATTGCACTTGATGCAAATTTTAAAAAAATTGTACAAACGGGTGAGACACAAGCACATCCTGACTTACATCATACTGTTCATGTGGAAGTCAAAAATTTAGCTCCACACACGCGTTATTATTACAGATTCTTGATGGGGGGATATGAAAGCCCGACAGGAACAGCGAAATCAACGGCAAGTGCCAATCAAATGCCTGAAAAAGTCCGTGCTGCTGTTGTGGGTTGCCAACATTATGAAACAGGCTACTACACTGCCTATGACTATATGAGTAAGGAAGAAGATCTTGATATTGTCTTCCACTATGGAGATTATATTTATGAAGGTCCAGAAGGTAAAGGAGGCGGACGTGCTATAGGTAACTTACGTGTTTCTCTTCCTGCACGGAAGCACATTGGGCCTGAAATTCAAACTCTTTTTCAATATAGAACGAGATATGCACAGTATCGTTCAGATCCGTACTTACAAGCTGCACATGCATCAGCTCCTTTTGCTGTGACTTTTGACGATCATGAGGTTGATAACAACTGGGCAGCAGATTTAGAAGAAAAAGGCGCTACAAAAGAAATTTTCTTATTACGTCGTGCTGCAGCATTCCAAGCATGGTATGAATATATGCCAGTCCGTTTAGCACAAAAACCAAATGGTCCAGATATCACAGCATATCGGACACTCGATTTTGGACAAATGTTGCGTATGAATATCTTAGATACTCGTCAATATCGTTCAGCGATCCTGTGTTCAAAAGTACAGTTAGAGCAAGGGTTGGATCAACAAGGATATTGCAGTACAGGAAATCATAAAAATGAACAGATGCTTGGAAAAACTCAAGAAGCATGGCTAGCAAAGCAAATGCGTCACGATAAACGTTGGAATGTACTTGCACAGCAAATTCAAGTGATGCCATGGGTACGTTATAACAAATCAGGTAAAGCCTATTTTGGAAAGGATACTTGGAATGGCTATCCTTACGCACGCGAACGTCTCATACAATCTATACGTGACAATGCTCCACATGGAAATACGGTGATTCTATCAGGCGATTTACATCAATATTTTGTTGCTAATATTCCTAGTGATCCAAACAATTACCAGTCACCTTCAATCGCGACTGAGTTCTTAACCACTTCAATTACTTCAACCGGTGATGGCCAACCGATACGTCCAGGTCAAGAAGATGTTCTAAAATTAAATCCGCATATCAAATTTATTAACGATCAGCGGGGTTATCAAACTTTAGATTTCTTTAAAGATCATATGCGAACAGACTTGAATGTGCTCGATTTTGTTGAAAAGCCAGGAGGGAAACTTTCAGTTGCTGCTCGTTTTGAAGTGGAATATGGAAAGCCAATGGTGAAAAAAGTATAA
- a CDS encoding phosphatase PAP2 family protein, whose protein sequence is MKLNKFFKLSCMPLFTFALLSPSLYAADDSYLTPHQAPNSLLILPEPPAPSSAGFIRDQSIFKQMQLERSEAKWKQAAIDADVSNEHLGVPFSEAFGLEISEKNTPILFNLLKKVKRDSRYSTQDAKKHYNRKRPFAHFGVKTCTPHEETSLNQNGSYPSGHTTIGWTYALILAEIRPDRQNEIFKRGFDFGQSRVICNMHWQSDVDAGRITGAAQFARLQADPTFQADIAKAKIEVQHLLNKILK, encoded by the coding sequence ATGAAATTAAATAAATTCTTTAAATTATCTTGCATGCCCTTATTCACATTCGCCCTCCTCAGCCCGTCACTTTACGCAGCAGATGATTCATACTTAACACCCCATCAAGCCCCGAATAGCTTATTAATATTGCCAGAACCACCTGCACCTTCAAGTGCTGGATTTATACGTGATCAATCCATATTCAAACAGATGCAACTTGAACGAAGTGAAGCGAAATGGAAACAGGCTGCAATCGATGCAGATGTGTCTAATGAGCATCTTGGAGTGCCCTTTTCAGAGGCGTTTGGATTAGAGATCAGTGAAAAAAATACACCCATCTTATTTAACTTACTGAAGAAAGTTAAACGAGATAGCCGCTATAGCACTCAAGATGCCAAGAAACATTATAATCGTAAACGACCATTTGCTCATTTTGGTGTCAAGACATGCACGCCTCATGAAGAAACGAGCTTAAACCAAAATGGTTCCTATCCGTCAGGTCATACTACCATTGGCTGGACTTATGCACTAATTTTGGCAGAAATTCGTCCTGACCGTCAGAATGAGATTTTTAAACGTGGTTTTGATTTTGGTCAAAGTCGTGTCATATGCAATATGCATTGGCAAAGTGATGTGGATGCAGGACGCATTACAGGTGCAGCACAGTTTGCTCGCTTACAAGCAGATCCAACATTCCAAGCTGATATAGCTAAAGCCAAAATTGAGGTACAGCATTTATTAAATAAAATATTAAAATAA